The DNA segment ACCCGGATGTAGGTGACGGCGCCGCGGTAATCGTCGTAATTTGAGTCGAATACCATTGCTTGAAGCGGAGCGTCTGGGTCGCCGCTGGGCGGCGGCACCTTTTCGATGATGGTCGTCAGCAAGTCCTCGATTCCAATTCCCGCTTTGGCGCTCACTTTGACGATCGATTCGGGGTCGCTTCCCAGCGACTGCTCCATTTCGTTGGCCACTTCTTCCGGTCGAGCGTAAGCGAGGTCGATTTTGTTGATGACCGGGATGATCGCCAGGTCATGTTCCATCGCAGCATAGGCGTTGGCAACGGTTTGAGCTTCGACGCCCTGGAAGGCATCGACCAACAAGAGGGCTCCTTCGCAACACGCAAGCGAACGCGATACTTCGTACTGGAAATCGACGTGTCCCGGCGTATCGATCAAGTTCAGTTCGTACTCTTCACCCTTGTGCATATAACGCATCGAAACCGCGCGGGCTTTGATCGTGATGCCCCGCTGACGTTCCAGATCCAGGTCGTCCAGCAGTTGCTCTTTCATCTGTCGCTTCGTGACCGTGCCGGTATGCTCAAGCAACCGGTCAGCAAGCGTGCTTTTTCCGTGGTCGATGTGGGCGATGATGCAAAAATTGCGAACCTGCATGAATGCGGCTTCGGGGTAAAAGGTTGGAAGGTTTGGACGTTTTTAACGCTAAAGCTAAATCTGAAAAATAAAACCGGGAATGCGGACGTCTGGTTAGCGGGATCCACGATTCCTTGTTTCGGGTGGGGCAAGCTTAACGGGCTGTCGATTTAGTGATTGTCCCCTTTTGCGCCGACAATGAACGCTCGCTAGAAGGTTTTTTTGTGGAGCGAAAGGCTGCAATCTTTCTACGCTTCTGACTCAAACGACGGCCCGTGACAAGACGGGCTTGTCAGCGAGTTTGGGTCTTGGTTTCGGAATCGATCTGTTCTTTGCGGGCGTATCCCGCTGCCCCCAGGTATCCAGCGTTGCTGGTAAGCGTAGCAAATTCAAGTTTGGTTCCAGCAAAAACGTTTGCAAATGTGCGTTCTTCGAATTCATCTTTGATTTTCTGCAGGAATCGTTGCCCCACTGGAGAATCGGCTCCGCCAAAATCCATGGCTCCGCCTAGGACCACCAGTCCCGGATCGATGGTATGGACCAGAATTGTCACTCCGATGCCCAGCCAGCGAGCCGTTTCGTCGATGATCTCGTTCGCCACTGTATCGCCTGCGATGGCCGCCTCGTAGACTTTTTTTGCCGTCAATTCTTGGTCTCCGCCTCCCAATAAGCCCTTCAATTGACTGCTGGCTCCATCGGTCAGGCGTTGACGCGTCCGCTGCACAACCGCACTGGCCGATGCATAGGCTTCCAGTTGCCCGCGACCGCCGCCCCATACGCATAGCTGGGCGTCGGAGGCGCTGTTGACAATCACATGCCCACATTCGCTGCCAAAACTGTTGACGCCGTTGATCAATTCATCGTTGACAATGATCCCCCCACCGACGCCTGTCCCCAAGGTTAGCAGGATCATCGACGAATGTTCGCGTCCCGCCCCTAGCCAAAATTCGCCGTAGGCCGCCGCATTGGCGTCATTGAGGAAGGATACCGGCCGGCCAAGGGCTTTTGCGATGGAATCACGAATCGGAAACTGCCACCAATTCGGCAGGTTCGGAGGCTCGATAAGCATTCCTGCTGGCAGGTCCATGCTCCCCGGAGCCCCCAGACCGATTCGCGGGATTTGCTCTCGCTGAAGCCCTAGTCTATTTTCGATTGCGGTAACCTGGGCGGCGGTGCGATTCACCGCGGCTTGAGCCCCTTTCGATTCCTCGGTAGGGATGATCTCATAGGCGAGCGTTTGCCCTGTACTGTCGACCAGGCCAACTTTGATGTTGGTCCCACCGATGTCGATTCCCCAAAACAACGGAAAAGAGGCTTCGGCGGGCGGAACGAAGGAGATCGATTCGGTCATCAGTGCCTCGTCAGCAGGGTTCCATTAAGATCGCAAGCCAGCGAGTATAGAAACGGTTCAGAAAACCCACAACGCATAACGTTTCACGCATCCCGAAAGCAAACATGCGAATCGCCTATTTAACGGCCGGCGCCGCTGGTATGTACTGCGGTAGTTGCATGCATGACAACGCTTTGGCTCGATCCCTACAGCGAAAAGGGGTCGACTGCGTCCTGCTGCCGATCTACACCCCCATTCGGACTGATGAACAAGATGTCAGTAGTGAGCAGTTGTTTTTTGGCGGAATTAATCTGTTTCTGCTCGAAGAATTGCCCGTCTTTCGGTGGGTCCCGCCTGCAATTCGACGTTGGCTCGATTCACCGAGGCTGCTGAAGTGGGTTAGCGGGCGAGCCGCTCAGCCGAGCGACAAAATGCTGGGCCGGTTGACCGTTTCGATGTTGCGGGGATTGGATGGTCCCCAGGCAAGTGAGGCGAAGCGGCTGGCAAACTGGCTGCGCGAGGAGCTTCAACCGGAGGTCGTGCTGCTGAGCAATTTTCTGATCGGAGGGGTCTTGCCGGCGATCCGGCAATCGCTGCCTGACGCTTCGCTGGTCGTGACGTTGCAGGGCGACGACATTTTTATCGACTATCTGAAATCGCCCTATCGTGAACAGGTGATCGAAGAAATGAAAAGGCTGGTTCCGATCGTGGATCGGTTCATCGTCCATAGCCAGTTCTATGCCGATAAGATGTCGGCGATGTTGGACATCCCGCAGGAAAAGATCGGGCTGCTGCCCTTGGCGATCGACGTGCAGCACTACGCCGACTCTCGCTCTCACCGGCAGGGGGCGGACGATGGGACGTTGTCCGAAGCGGAGAACCAAGCGAAGGAAAAATGGATCGACATCGGTTTTTTGGCACGGCTGGCTCCGGAGAAAGGCCTGCATCATCTGGTGGCAGCCTTTCTGGAAATGCTCGATTCGGATGCCCATCTGCCGGTTCGTCTGCACGTGGCAGGCTGGCAGGGGCCGCAGCATGACTCCTACGTCAAAGAACTTCAGCAGCAATTAGAACAGGCGGGGGCCGGCGACCGATTCCACTTTCATGGCAGTCCCGACCTTGCTGGAAAAAAGCGTTTCTTAGAGCAGTTGGATATTCTTAGCGTTCCCACCGACTACGCCGATCCTAAGGGGCTGTTTGTCTTGGAAGCCTGGGCGGTCGGTTTGCCCGTGGTCCAGCCATCACACGGTGCGTTTTCGGAGCTGTTGGCAAAAGGACAAGGCGGGCTGCTCTTTCCGCCAGGCGATGTGCCAGCGCTGGTCGCTCAGCTCCGCCGCCTAGCCAGCAGTGCGGAGGAACGCGATCGATTGGGGGTGGCTGGCCGAGCGTACGTGATCGAACAAGGATCGATCGAGTACCAAGCAACCGAATTATTAAAATTGTTGGAAGCTTCGAAATCGCGAGCGACGTAAAGCCAAAACCGTCAGCGATCGATTGCCATATTCCAGTGGATGCAGCCCAGGGCAATCTGTGGAAGGTTTTCCTAGCGGACGGTGCAAGCCGACCTGTCTATCTAACCGAAAACGGAGAAAGATTGTCGCCTTTCGCTTCGCGAAAATAGCTTTAGGGGAGCGTTCTTTCGCGGAGCCAAAGGCGACAATCACTAAATCAACAAACCGCTCGCGCCGTTCCGCTAAGAAAGAAAGTGGCATTGGGATGCAACGCGTCAGCCATCGGTAACACCGATGGCTCAGCTGGGCGGCATTGTTTTTTCGGCCTGGCGAATTTCCATGGCCGAGCGTTTGACTTCGCCCATGGCGCGTGCCGGTATGCGGACGTGAATCGTGATGCGATCTTCCTCGACCACCTGCGAAAGGACTTCCCCATTGGCTGCTAGGTGGGCAAGCAGTTTCCCGTTGGATGGCGCGACGTCGACTTCGATGTCAAGGAACGCACTCCCCAGGGCTTGTCCGACCGCGTCACTCAGGTCTGGCAGCGCCACGCCCGTTTTTGCACTGACGGGAATCGCATTGGGATAGCGGTCAAGGATCCGCTTTAGCATCTCGGGTGATTCGACTTGATCGATTTTATTCAGTACAAGCAGGGTGTTTTTCTGCTCGATTTCGATCTCTTCTAGCACCTTGTAGACGGCGGCGATCTGTTCGAACACTTGGCTGTTGGACGCGTCGGCGACATGCAGCAACAGATCGGCTTGGCGAGCCTCTTCAAGGGTCGCTTTAAAACTGGCAACCAAACCGTGAGGGAGGTCACGGATAAATCCAACCGTGTCACTAAGTAGGACATCCCCCCAGTGATTGATGTGCCAGCGTCGGGTTCGTGTGTCGAGGGTCGCGAACAATTTGTCCTGCGCCAGCACGTCGGCGCTGGTCAAAGCGTTCATTAGCGTGCTTTTTCCGGCATTGGTATATCCGACAAGGGATACCGTTGCCGTATCGTCACGGGCGGCGACCTGACGTTCGCGACGTCGTTCGACTTTGCCAAGTTCCGACTTGAGATCGTGGATTCGCTTCAAGGCCAAGCGACGGTCCACTTCTAATTGTTTTTC comes from the Roseimaritima multifibrata genome and includes:
- a CDS encoding ROK family protein, with the translated sequence MTESISFVPPAEASFPLFWGIDIGGTNIKVGLVDSTGQTLAYEIIPTEESKGAQAAVNRTAAQVTAIENRLGLQREQIPRIGLGAPGSMDLPAGMLIEPPNLPNWWQFPIRDSIAKALGRPVSFLNDANAAAYGEFWLGAGREHSSMILLTLGTGVGGGIIVNDELINGVNSFGSECGHVIVNSASDAQLCVWGGGRGQLEAYASASAVVQRTRQRLTDGASSQLKGLLGGGDQELTAKKVYEAAIAGDTVANEIIDETARWLGIGVTILVHTIDPGLVVLGGAMDFGGADSPVGQRFLQKIKDEFEERTFANVFAGTKLEFATLTSNAGYLGAAGYARKEQIDSETKTQTR
- a CDS encoding glycosyltransferase family 4 protein, producing MRIAYLTAGAAGMYCGSCMHDNALARSLQRKGVDCVLLPIYTPIRTDEQDVSSEQLFFGGINLFLLEELPVFRWVPPAIRRWLDSPRLLKWVSGRAAQPSDKMLGRLTVSMLRGLDGPQASEAKRLANWLREELQPEVVLLSNFLIGGVLPAIRQSLPDASLVVTLQGDDIFIDYLKSPYREQVIEEMKRLVPIVDRFIVHSQFYADKMSAMLDIPQEKIGLLPLAIDVQHYADSRSHRQGADDGTLSEAENQAKEKWIDIGFLARLAPEKGLHHLVAAFLEMLDSDAHLPVRLHVAGWQGPQHDSYVKELQQQLEQAGAGDRFHFHGSPDLAGKKRFLEQLDILSVPTDYADPKGLFVLEAWAVGLPVVQPSHGAFSELLAKGQGGLLFPPGDVPALVAQLRRLASSAEERDRLGVAGRAYVIEQGSIEYQATELLKLLEASKSRAT
- the hflX gene encoding GTPase HflX — its product is MIETERPRTNPPQLKHRYGDSPLTVLDETSLGRVENERSVIARLIQPSQSPEGDPLEELEGLAVTAGTQVVGQLIQRREKPDSKTFIGKGKVEELLALVEERDADLVIFDNDLSPGQVRNLEMAIDTKVIDRTELILDIFAAGARTYEARLAVELAQLEYSLPRLKRMWTHLSRQSMGVGMRGPGEKQLEVDRRLALKRIHDLKSELGKVERRRERQVAARDDTATVSLVGYTNAGKSTLMNALTSADVLAQDKLFATLDTRTRRWHINHWGDVLLSDTVGFIRDLPHGLVASFKATLEEARQADLLLHVADASNSQVFEQIAAVYKVLEEIEIEQKNTLLVLNKIDQVESPEMLKRILDRYPNAIPVSAKTGVALPDLSDAVGQALGSAFLDIEVDVAPSNGKLLAHLAANGEVLSQVVEEDRITIHVRIPARAMGEVKRSAMEIRQAEKTMPPS